AGAGTGTTGTTAGGTGTCAGCCTGTCGGAGTAAAAAAGGAATGGTTACGCACTAGCGACATACTTTTAGTCGCCCGGGGTGGACGTAATTACGCTTACTATCTTGACGAACAGCCACCATTTCCAACTCTGGCTGCCCCACATTTTTTCCATATCAGTCTAAGGGAATCTGCCAAGCAGATATTGCTGCCGGAATTTCTTGCCTGGCAACTTAACCAACAGCCGGTCCAGGACTATTTCAAGCGCAATGCTGAGGGATCTACTTCTAAAAGTATTCGACGTACTATCGTTGAGAACACACCAATTATTATTCCTTCAATCTCACACCAGAAGACCATATCCAGTCTTCATACTGCTGTTGTTAGCGAACGTCGACTCGCAGAGCAACTCATTGCGAACGGTGAAAATCTAATGTCCCGGATTTGTGCCGATCTTCTCAAAGAGGCTAATGAAGCAGATCCCATCAGAGGGTTACTTTATGACTGACAACATCAAGCAGGAGATGATCAATAAAGCTTTATGGGCTGCCTGCGATACCTTTCGCGGCACGATCAGCGCTGATTCTTACAAAGATTTCATCCTGACAATGCTATTCCTCAAGTACATCTCAGATGTCTGGCAGGATCACTACGAAGCCTACCAAACTCAGTATGGTAATGACTCCATATTAATTGAGGAGAAGATGAGGGCCGAACGGTTTGTACTCCCCAGAGAGGCAAACTTTTATACACTGTTCGAAATGCGCCACGAACCAAACAATGGAAAACGCATTGATCAAGCACTAAAAATCCTTGAAGAAGCTAATTACGGCATGCTGAAAAGTGCAGGCAAAAGCGTATTTCAAGACATATCCTTCGATACTGATAAGCTGGGAGAAGGCAAGCACAAAGAGCTAATTCTCCGCCACTTACTAGAGGATTTTGCAAGTCCTAAACTCAACCTCAAACCATCTCGTGTTGCTACACTTGATGTGATAGGTAATGCCTACGAGTATCTGATTAGAAACTTTGCTGCTAGTGGTGGACAGAAAGCAGGAGAATTTTATACACCACCAGAAGTTAGTGACTTATTGGCAGAATTACTCGACCCGCAGCCTGGTGACGACATTTGCGATCCAACTGCCGGTTCCGCATCGTTATTATTGAAATGTGGACAAAAAATATTTGCCAATCATAAAAGCAATAAATATAAACTGTATGGGCAAGAGGCCATCAGCTCTACTTGGTCATTGGCCAAAATGAACATGTTTCTACACGGCCAAGATAACCACCAAATTGAGTGGGGCGATACAATCCGTAACCCGAAACTATTGGATTCCCATGGCCACTTAGTGCAGTTTGATGTTGTTACCGCCAATCCACCGTTTTCACTTGATAAATGGGGCTATGAAGAAGCCGCTCATGATAAATTCATGCGCTTCGAGCGAGGCTTACCGCCAAGAACAAAGGGAGATTACGCTTTCATTCTTCATATGATCAGTACCCTAAAGCCAGAAACAGGCAGAATGGGTGTGGTTGTCCCTCTTGGAGTACTCTTCCGTGGCTCTAATGAAGCTATTATCCGAAAGCACTTAATCGAAGAAAACCTGGTTGATGCGGTAATTGGCCTCCCTGAAAAACTCTTTTATGGCAGTGGTATTGCCGCAGCAATCCTTATATTCAAAAAGAAAAAAACGAATACTAATGTAATTTTTATTGATGCTTCTCACGAATACAAAGCTGGTAAAAACCAGAACCTACTATCTAAAAAGAACATTAACAAGATTCTTGAGGCCTACAAAAATGCGGCAGATGTGGACAAATACTGCCATATCGCAACTCTCGAAGAGATTCGGAAAAATGACTACAACCTTAATCTCCCACGCTATGTTAATAGCCTAGAAAAGAAAGAGGAAGGTACTTTTCTTGATATATACTCTGAACGTAAGAAATTAAAATCCCAGCTAACCGAAGCGGAAACTGAGATAAAAAGTCAACTAAGAAGACTTGGCTATGTCACCTAGGCCACAATTTTAACATTATGTGTAGTAGTTCAGACTTGATCTGGCAGTTAGCGGTTTTTCAGAAAATGTTCTGTCAGGTCAACTTCAGTTTACAAATCTCTCATTCCAGATGCTTTTTCCATCTTCAAATATTGCCGTCAGTGTGCGGCCACAAAACTTCTTATCTTGATGGGTGCGATCATTCTGCCTATACAAGTCGTCCAAGATCTGGACATCAAACAAGCCTTCGGGAAACGACTCAAAGAACTGGCCAACAAGCTGGAGATCCGCTAACAAGGACGAGAGCAATATGCATGTCCCACCGCTGGAGAAGCTGATCCAGCTAGTGAATATTTTCAACGTATCACTGGACTATCTGGTAATGGACCAGCCGATGGACGAAAGCCCCATCCGCAATGAAGTGCTATTTAAGCGCTTCAAGCTGCTGGAATTTTTTGATGATTAAGACAAGGACACAATACTTGGGTTATTGATGCAATTATCGCCCACCGGCAGTTGGAACATGCTATGCGACCATTAAAGCACTAACTTCAGAATATTGGCACCAACAAATATTGCTGGCACCTTACTCTAATCTATAAATATCCAGAGTTAGTTATTTTCTTGAATTATCATTGATTTTAATTTCATTTAATTTATCTCGAAGCCACTGTATTCCATCTCCCTGAGGAGTATTATTAATAACATCCTCTAAGCTTTTAGTCCTTTGGCTGACAGATAAAGCTTCCAACGCAATCGCAATTGCTTGCTGCGCCCCTCTTTCTTCTGGTCTATCAATTTCATTGTCTGACGGAGTTACTTTGTATAATTCTGCCAGAGTTTGCCAAAGCTTATCGTCTTCCGAAAGAGTTGGTATAGCTAACGAGCGAGCTATACCAGCTAGTATTTTGGGATGATGACGGACTTTTAAATGCTTTAACAAGATTGGTATAGCATCAAGATAATCATCTTTAGTATTAATTAAGTCCCAGACCGAGTTCACCGTAAAACCAGCTCTATTTAGTTCTCTAACCAACTCTTGCTCATCTGACTTACAAATATCCTCAAGGTCTTGAACTCGTTTATCTTGAACATCCTTTTTGTCAAAGTATTCCTTATTCTTGGCCAATTCAGCCATTAACTCGGCAGCAGTTTTGCCCATTTACTTCGCTCCTGGAATAAATTTTAAATTTATTGTTCCGTTTTTAATTGCATCACTAAGTGGCCCACTGAGCTTTGTGGAGGGGCGAACATATAAGTCAAACCTTAATCCTTGCTGCTTTGCAATATCGGAAAAATCTCTCAACTGTCGAGTATAGCTCAAGGATTTAACATTTTTAACTTCAGAGAGAGTTGTGCTAGTTACACCATCTGGAATCCTATCCCTACCATTAATACTGAACTTCTTTTTCTGTCCAATATTGAATGAGGCTCTAACCGATTCTTCACCAATTCTACCCAGCTGATTAGGTGTTAATTTGGTTGTAACAACACCCCTACCTCTCGTAACAAAGATCAGAGTAGCAAACTTCACCATCTGAGCTGCTAATTGAGCACGACTTCCAGCTTTTCCAACAACTATTTGCTCATTCCTGATCCCATCCTCTGAAGAGCCAGCTATAGAAGAGTGACAAATGGCGCCAAAATCTTTACAGCCATTTACATATTCATCATCTTCATTTTCTTCACTCAGCTTTCTACCGACCGCTGCCTGAGCAGCTCCGTAACTCCCACCGGAAAGTACACCAAGTGAGCCTCCAGCATTTTGAGTGAAAGCCCCACCTCCAATTAGGGTGCCACCTCTTGGCGCCTCTCCTGTTGTAGTAACTTCGCCCTCTACGACCGAATCACCGTTTCCTGGTGAGTCCCCTTCATCAATGGGATGCACGGTCTTCTTCGAGTCTACTTCATCCCCCTCATACCCACTAGGATCCGTAAAACTCAGAGGATTATTAAATACATAGCTATACCGGTTCCAATTCTGACTGAAGGTTGGCGCCTGCACAATCGGGTCTGGACTGAGAAAGCGGCCTAGTGTGGGATCGTAAATTCTCCCGTTCATATGGATTAGGCCAGTTCTATCTAGCTGTTCGTGGCCGGTGTAACCGCGGTTGGTGGTGACATGTTGTACTGCTAACAAATCAGACATCAGCAATGAGCTTAGGTCTGTACCCCAGTCTTCTTGACGGCGGCTGCCGTCTGGGTTAAATGCGGTACTTAAGATTTCAGTACCTGTGTTATCGGTGATTTTCTCGATGGAACCGAGGTGGTCTCGGTGTAAGTATTGGTATTCGCTGGTGATGCCTGAGGGATCTGAAATCGCTGCGGGATCTGTGATCGCAATATGCTGGACGGAATCACTCAGGCTGGTGCGCTGCACTCGCCAGATTGCTGAATCGTGCTCAGGCCAAACCACTTCAAAACTGCCAATAATAAAGACCTTTTCTGTTTTGAGCTGGCCATTCTCCATCCAACTACTTTCGCGATAGTAGCGCTGGCCATCCGGCCCATATTTAAAGTGGTCTTTCGCAGTAGGTGTACTATCAC
This DNA window, taken from Microbulbifer sp. VAAF005, encodes the following:
- a CDS encoding restriction endonuclease subunit S, coding for MKPLGPLATIRAGHAFRTKLIDDPGSETRVLQMRDIDPSHGVDWQSVVRCQPVGVKKEWLRTSDILLVARGGRNYAYYLDEQPPFPTLAAPHFFHISLRESAKQILLPEFLAWQLNQQPVQDYFKRNAEGSTSKSIRRTIVENTPIIIPSISHQKTISSLHTAVVSERRLAEQLIANGENLMSRICADLLKEANEADPIRGLLYD
- a CDS encoding type I restriction-modification system subunit M; this translates as MTDNIKQEMINKALWAACDTFRGTISADSYKDFILTMLFLKYISDVWQDHYEAYQTQYGNDSILIEEKMRAERFVLPREANFYTLFEMRHEPNNGKRIDQALKILEEANYGMLKSAGKSVFQDISFDTDKLGEGKHKELILRHLLEDFASPKLNLKPSRVATLDVIGNAYEYLIRNFAASGGQKAGEFYTPPEVSDLLAELLDPQPGDDICDPTAGSASLLLKCGQKIFANHKSNKYKLYGQEAISSTWSLAKMNMFLHGQDNHQIEWGDTIRNPKLLDSHGHLVQFDVVTANPPFSLDKWGYEEAAHDKFMRFERGLPPRTKGDYAFILHMISTLKPETGRMGVVVPLGVLFRGSNEAIIRKHLIEENLVDAVIGLPEKLFYGSGIAAAILIFKKKKTNTNVIFIDASHEYKAGKNQNLLSKKNINKILEAYKNAADVDKYCHIATLEEIRKNDYNLNLPRYVNSLEKKEEGTFLDIYSERKKLKSQLTEAETEIKSQLRRLGYVT